In Apium graveolens cultivar Ventura chromosome 10, ASM990537v1, whole genome shotgun sequence, the following are encoded in one genomic region:
- the LOC141691045 gene encoding F-box/kelch-repeat protein At3g23880-like: MAPCDYLPEGIVIEILSWLHVKSLLRFKSVCKLWLCIISDPEFVRTHLTNSLKKPSILTTVCVYNLINRPHVASVSLIYPNSLQSSVSIRTPNSSLLVNDETTSCNGLLCRRTDFHGNHIYLWNPLTRLGKRLPPPSIILADAVPKVYIGFYFDTVSHDYKILRIVNIESWVRVELYSTKSDSWREIQVDTGQTSFMQDITCGPVIKRVLYLNCSGDVLISFQLDTEMFIKPLLLPTTELVDGTKSKIFEFEGSLAIILHCRYDKSLSLWTLNDHDDDGCGVGSWTKKLNLDASFKIDCTAMYMGVGQLVATEKYNKFIIHDYVKKETEKFRYTRGNSCIHAMLKYTESLVSVKGFKIF; this comes from the coding sequence ATGGCGCCTTGTGATTATCTTCCTGAAGGAATTGTAATCGAAATACTTTCATGGCTGCATGTAAAATCTCTGCTACGATTCAAATCAGTTTGCAAGTTGTGGTTATGTATTATTTCAGACCCCGAATTTGTTCGAACTCACCTCACCAATTCCCTAAAAAAACCTTCAATACTGACGACTGTCTGCGTATATAACCTGATCAATCGTCCACATGTTGCATCTGTATCCCTAATCTACCCTAATTCTCTTCAAAGTAGTGTTAGTATTCGTACGCCAAACTCAAGTTTACTAGTGAATGATGAGACTACTTCCTGTAATGGACTCCTCTGTCGTCGAACTGATTTCCATGGAAATCATATTTATTTGTGGAACCCCTTAACCAGGCTAGGAAAAAGGCTCCCTCCTCCTAGTATTATACTTGCAGATGCAGTACCTAAAGTTTATATAGGGTTTTATTTTGATACTGTCTCTCACGATTACAAGATTCTTAGGATCGTAAACATTGAGTCTTGGGTACGAGTGGAGCTTTACTCCACTAAATCTGATTCTTGGAGAGAGATTCAAGTTGACACGGGCCAGACAAGTTTTATGCAGGACATAACATGTGGTCCTGTTATAAAAAGGGTATTATATCTCAACTGTAGTGGAGATGTGCTAATCTCGTTCCAATTGGATACTGAGATGTTCATCAAACCACTTCTACTTCCTACTACAGAGCTGGTTGATGGAACAAAGTCcaagatatttgaatttgaagGTAGTCTTGCTATAATCTTGCATTGTCGTTATGATAAATCACTTAGTTTGTGGACATTGAATGATCACGATGATGATGGTTGTGGCGTTGGATCTTGGACAAAGAAGCTCAATTTAGATGCCAGTTTTAAGATTGATTGCACGGCTATGTATATGGGTGTCGGACAACTTGTTGCAACCGAGAAATATAACAAATTCATCATTCATGACTATGTAAAGAAAGAGACCGAGAAGTTTCGATATACCAGAGGGAATAGTTGTATTCATGCAATGCTCAAGTATACCGAGAGCCTTGTTAGTGTAAAGGGGTTCAAAATATTTTAG